The Arachis hypogaea cultivar Tifrunner chromosome 16, arahy.Tifrunner.gnm2.J5K5, whole genome shotgun sequence genome contains a region encoding:
- the LOC140180244 gene encoding uncharacterized protein, protein MAWRDGCTVQILQHGRFFIVASVLIAGSNDPYGVLVVYLSSNDQHRMAQFAELTSVTQQFNGKMGGAKSPSSIETFNSLIDDNSLINIGMVGRPFTWSNRRRSDELIQERLDRFLVGVDWQQLYPNATILRLSELGSDHSPLLLDSNPRTGRSRRRFKFQERWCSNDEIRKIVREVWHEQLDGSAMYILAQKIKRCQHKIVRWQQEHRSNSKVEIDLLKSELEELYLAGIHGDDIISEIEDKLEKALQNEKSYWKDKSRVKWLKFGDQNTTFFHHKFRNRNRRNKIWQLTGSDGEVATSNASIASVAEYYFKDIFSSTCHENLEPLFTDFEPKVTAHMNRRLQRPVNMEAVKCVTFSIHPQSALEDDGMIAKFFQNFWNILRGDVFRAVKSFFSGGRILKGFNHTQICLIPKISDAKDMTQAAAVLSGDRGTARSFCNAGSDMDGASDMSGDCAQRLDGRGPPFLADLSPLLHPWTTAMLTPFSDDDGADNYSNGDRLHSGDDDGDRNPQKRRRTRGQWLSPATAVTASGGGGATVAGCPSGSELSPSSALFSSL, encoded by the exons ATGGCATGGAGGGATGGTTGCACTGTTCAGATTTTACAGCATGGTAGATTCTTCATTGTGGCATCAGTTCTGATAGCTGGTTCTAATGATCCCTATGGTGTTCTAGTTGTTTATCTCAGTTCAAATGATCAACATAGAATGGCTCAGTTTGCTGAATTAACTTCAGTCACCCAACAGTTCAATGGTAAG ATGGGGGGTGCtaaatctccttcttctattgaaaCCTTTAATAGTTTAATTGATGATAATTCCCTGATTAATATTGGTATGGTCGGAAGACCATTCACTTGGTCGAATAGACGAAGGAGTGATGAGTTGATACAGGAAAGACTGGACCGATTCCTGGTAGGAGTTGATTGGCAGCAACTCTATCCCAATGCAACGATTCTTAGACTGTCAGAATTAGGGTCGGATCACTCCCCTCTTCTCTTAGACTCTAATCCGAGAACTGGGAGATCTAGACgccgattcaaattccaagaaagatgGTGTTCCAATGATGAAATAAGGAAGATTGTTAGAGAGGTTTGGCACGAACAGCTTGATGGTTCAGCCATGTATATCCTAGCTCAAAAAATAAAGCGTTGTCAGCATAAGATTGTCAGATGGCAACAAGAACACAGATCTAATTCGaaggtggagattgatttactaaaGTCTGAATTAGAGGAACTTTATTTAGCAGGAATTCATGGAGACGACATCATTTCAGAAATAGAGGACAAACTTGAAAAAGCATTGCAAAATGAGAaatcttattggaaagataagtctagagtcaaatggctCAAATTTGGTGATCAGAATACAACTTTCTTCCATCATAAATTTAGAAATCGAAACCGAAGGAATAAAATTTGGCAACTAACTGGCAGTGATGGTGAAGTGGCTACTTCAAATGCTAGTATTGCTTCTGTGGCTGAATATTATTTCAAGGACATCTTTTCCTCTACTTGTCATGAGAATCTTGAACCTCTGTTTACTGATTTTGAACCTAAGGTTACAGCTCACATGAATCGTAGGCTTCAAAGACCAGTGAATATGGAAGCAGTGAAATGTGTAACATTTAGCATTCATCCTCAAAGTGCTCTAGAAGATGATGGTATGatagcaaaattttttcaaaacttttgGAATATACTTAGAGGTGATGTGTTTCGAGCAGTAAAGAGCTTCTTTTCAGGGGGTAGAATTTTGAAGGGTTTTAACCACACTCAGATTTGTCTTATTCCCAAGATTTCTGATGCTAAAGATATGACTCAG GCGGCAGCGGTGTTGTCCGGCGACAGAGGCACGGCCAGAAGCTTCTGCAACGCCGGATCTGACATGGATGGCGCCAGCGACATGAGTGGCGACTGTGCGCAGCGGCTGGACGGGCGCGGTCCTCCCTTCCTCGCGGATCTCTCTCCTCTGCTTCACCCATGGACGACGGCAATGCTGACTCCCTTCAGTGATGACGACGGTGCTGACAACTATAGCAACGGCGACAGGCTTCACAGCGGGGACGACGACGGCGACAGGAACCCGCAAAAACGACGACGAACGCGAGGTCAGTGGCTCTCACCCGCAACGGCGGTGACGGCGTCTGGAGGTGGCGGCGCGACGGTAGCTGGGTGTCCTAGTGGCAGTGAGCTTTCCCCCTCCTCGGCGCTCTTTTCCTCCCTCTag
- the LOC112755050 gene encoding GRAS family protein RAM1 produces the protein MINSLCGSSVSLKSENSSTKLQPTSSNDSVLQSNKKNNATQSSVDLLEQNNNSTLTPPSLNLPGLKFDLDGDVEVQSPDSSMWESFFSDQLDTDFMMCSPVRNVPSPQQASTYNCNYNYAHSVQAQSFSGCSPPRFLAQIGAYNSSGGGGGGKGKGLSPLHRVFNSPNNQYMQHVENLSLPAIEEFLEEFQQGEYSSITAANNSSKVGDGSDIVGSSSECFELGNLIPSASEESSVQENEIYHHMGSMVSASLSQALQQERYHEKQQKQQVQQQQHPHSHQHHQNLMVPIPLGLEQEQESGLQLVHLLLACAEAVAKEEYMLARRYLQHLNRVVTPLGDSMQRVASCFTESLTARLATTSTSNNANPTPSSTFPHSNSMEILKIYQIVYQACPYIKFAHFTANQAIFEAFEGEERVHVIDLDILQGYQWPAFMQALAARSSGAPFLRITGVGPSIESVKETGRCLTELAHSLRIPFEFHPVGEQLENLKPHMFNRRVGEALAVNTVNQLHRVPGNALGNLLTMIRDQAPSIVTLVEQEASHNGPYFLGRFLEALHYYSAIFDSLDATFPPESAQRAKVEQYIFAPEIRNIVACEGQERVERHERLEKWRKIMEGKGFKGVPLSPNAVTQSKILLGLYSCDGYRLTEDKGCLLLGWQDRAIIAASAWRC, from the exons ATGATCAATTCACTATGTGGAAGCTCAGTGTCTCTCAAAAGTGAGAATTCAAGCACAAAGCTACAGCCCACTTCTTCAAATGACTCAGTTTTACaatcaaataagaaaaacaatGCTACAcaatcctctgttgatttattagAACAGAATAATAACAGTACCCTAACACCACCAAGCTTAAACCTTCCAGGACTCAAATTTGACCTTGATGGAGATGTTGAAGTCCAATCACCAGATAGTTCAATGTGGGAATCCTTTTTCTCTGATCAGTTAGATACTGATTTCATGATGTGTTCCCCAGTGAGGAATGTCCCTTCCCCACAACAAGCCTCAACTTACAATTGCAATTACAATTACGCTCATTCAGTGCAAGCACAAAGCTTTTCCGGCTGCTCTCCGCCGCGGTTTTTGGCCCAAATCGGCGCCTATAATAGTAGCGGTGGAGGCGGCGGAGGAAAAGGGAAAGGGCTTAGTCCACTCCACAGGGTGTTCAACTCACCAAACAATCAGTACATGCAGCATGTTGAGAATCTTTCACTGCCTGCAATTGAGGAGTTCTTGGAAGAGTTTCAACAAGGGGAATACTCATCGATAACCGCCGCAAATAACAGCAGCAAAGTTGGTGACGGTTCTGATATTGTTGGAAGTTCTTCTGAATGCTTTGAGTTGGGGAATTTGATTCCTTCGGCGAGTGAAGAGTCGTCGGTGCAAGAGAATGAGATCTACCATCACATGGGTTCCATGGTCAGTGCATCGCTTTCCCAAGCGTTGCAACAAGAACGATATCATGAGAAGCAACAGAAGCAACAAGTACAACAACAACAGCATCCACACTCACATCAACACCATCAAAATTTGATGGTTCCTATTCCACTTGGACTAGAACAG GAACAAGAGAGTGGGTTGCAACTGGTGCACCTGCTTCTAGCATGTGCAGAGGCAGTGGCCAAAGAGGAATACATGCTGGCAAGGAGGTACCTCCAACACCTCAACAGAGTCGTAACACCCCTTGGCGACTCCATGCAACGCGTCGCTTCATGCTTCACTGAGTCTCTAACCGCAAGGCTAGCCACAACATCCACCTCCAATAATGCCAACCCCACACCTTCCTCCACTTTCCCACACTCAAACTCCATGGAAATCCTCAAGATCTACCAGATCGTCTACCAGGCCTGTCCCTATATCAAATTCGCCCACTTCACTGCCAACCAGGCCATCTTCGAGGCCTTCGAGGGCGAAGAGCGGGTCCACGTCATAGACCTCGACATACTCCAGGGATATCAGTGGCCCGCCTTCATGCAGGCCCTGGCCGCCCGATCTAGTGGTGCTCCATTTCTGCGGATCACCGGGGTCGGGCCTAGCATCGAGTCTGTCAAGGAGACAGGCCGATGCCTCACAGAATTGGCCCACTCGCTACGCATCCCTTTCGAATTCCACCCCGTCGGGGAACAACTGGAGAATCTAAAGCCTCACATGTTCAACCGCCGAGTCGGCGAAGCGCTGGCCGTTAATACCGTTAATCAGCTCCACCGTGTCCCCGGTAACGCCCTCGGCAACTTACTCACCATGATAAGGGACCAAGCACCGAGCATAGTGACTCTAGTCGAGCAAGAAGCTAGCCATAACGGGCCTTATTTTCTTGGGAGGTTCTTGGAGGCATTGCATTATTATTCTGCGATTTTCGATTCCTTGGACGCGACGTTTCCACCGGAATCGGCGCAGAGGGCGAAGGTGGAGCAGTACATCTTCGCGCCGGAGATAAGGAACATCGTGGCGTGCGAGGGGCAAGAAAGGGTGGAGAGGCATGAGAGGCTCGAAAAGTGGAGGAAGATCATGGAAGGGAAAGGGTTCAAAGGGGTTCCACTGAGTCCGAACGCGGTGACTCAGTCGAAGATCTTGCTGGGTCTGTATTCTTGCGATGGATATCGGCTTACTGAGGACAAGGGTTGCTTGCTTCTTGGCTGGCAGGATAGGGCCATAATTGCTGCATCGGCTTGGCGCTGCTAA
- the LOC140180245 gene encoding inositol-tetrakisphosphate 1-kinase 2-like produces the protein MLDSASHLPLSLQSATVGVPYQVVVDDEKKTKNSVEEMVMGSNLRFPVIAKPLYADGTMKSHELCLVFDAQGLRETLNKNAGGGAATTVVLQEFVNHGGAVFKVYVAGEHVRWK, from the exons ATGCTTGATTCCGCGTCCCACTTGCCACTTTCGCTCCAAAGCGCCACCGTTGGTGTTCCGTACCAAGTGGTAGTTGATGATGAGAAGAAAACTAAGAACTCAGTGGAGGAAATGGTAATGGGTTCGAATTTGAGGTTTCCAGTTATCGCAAAGCCATTATATGCTGATGGAACCATGAAATCTCACGAGCTTTGCTTGGTTTTCGACGCCCAAGGGCTCCGAGAAACGTTGAACAAGAACGCCGGCGGCGGCGCTGCCACCACGGTGGTGCTTCAAGAGTTCGTGAACCATGGTGGCGCTGTGTTCAAGGTTTATGTTGCTGGGGAACATGTAAG ATGGAAGTAG